The proteins below come from a single Alligator mississippiensis isolate rAllMis1 chromosome 2, rAllMis1, whole genome shotgun sequence genomic window:
- the CLEC14A gene encoding C-type lectin domain family 14 member A, producing MSGVIPLCLLLQAIYMLCNGAGQSLSSHTWCSKTGTCYSIHGATLAFHQAWDECAQHRGTLTQVRNTAELRDILALLNMVTAGSGALLFWVGLIRKQQECTHPERPLRGFSWQTRPQQDLKEEPSELDKWVKEPSSSCTTSRCAALQVTAGQPSMESWGWKEQRCNKTTQGFICKYQYNGTCPILHPQKPLSFIYQFPDNLPRASKGSSPPGTVLNVTCPSPQGVVQLVCQLGQDGYTWTAAEKPFCFCPSGYLNSSTRNCVDPHDCFSAQGTFLCMCAQGFQLGKDAKSCTQDPRGLTTAVPDLTFSSLPTLAQGSLNVPSTNSPAHTSAAVEMFSSSSNYVFILVTIAVVVLVILVMTTLGVFKLCFNKTPSSSGQDGREPAAVAESDPEGTTTQSNSEHSLEAAAKGNQPGGDRAETLQGEHVPEDRAPQRN from the coding sequence ATGAGTGGAGTGATTCCCTTGTGCCTCTTACTGCAAGCCATCTACATGCTGTGCAATGGGGCTGGGCAGTCCCTCAGCAGCCACACTTGGTGCAGCAAGACCGGCACCTGCTACAGTATTCATGGGGCCACACTGGCTTTCCACCAAGCCTGGGATGAATGTGCTCAGCACCGGGGTACCCTGACCCAGGTCAGAAATACAGCAGAGTTGCGGGACATCCTGGCTCTTCTGAACATGGTCACAGCAGGCTCTGGTGCCTTGCTCTTTTGGGTTGGGCTGATTAGGAAACAGCAAGAGTGCACCCATCCAGAGCGACCACTGCGTGGCTTCTCCTGGCAgaccagaccccagcaggacCTCAAAGAAGAGCCTTCAGAGCTGGACAAGTGGGTGAAAGAGCCGAGTAGCTCCTGCACCACCTCCCGGTGTGCAGCGCTGCAGGTCACTGCAGGACAACCCAGCATGGAGTCCTGGGGTTGGAAGGAGCAGCGCTGCAATAAGACGACCCAAGGCTTTATCTGTAAGTACCAGTACAATGGCACCTGCCCCATTCTGCACCCACAGAAACCCCTCAGTTTCATCTACCAGTTCCCTGATAACCTTCCCAGAGCCAGCAAAGGGTCCAGCCCCCCGGGCACTGTTCTCAACGtcacctgccccagtccccaaGGGGTTGTGCAGCTggtctgccagctggggcaggacggCTATACATGGACAGCTGCTGAAAAGCCCTTTTGCTTCTGTCCCTCTGGGTACCTAAACAGCAGCACCAGGAACTGTGTGGACCCCCATGACTGCTTCAGTGCCCAAGGCACCTTCCTttgcatgtgtgcacagggctTCCAGCTTGGCAAggatgcaaagtcctgcacacaGGACCCCAGGGGCTTGACCACAGCAGTGCCTGACTTGACTTTTTCATCACTGCCAACCCTTGCTCAGGGCAGCTTGAATGTGCCCTCTACCAACTCCCCTGCCCACACAAGTGCAGCAGTGGAGATGTTCTCGTCCTCTTCCAATTACGTCTTCATCCTGGTCACCATTGCTGTGGTGGTGCTGGTGATCCTGGTCATGACCACACTGGGGGTCTTTAAACTGTGCTTCAATAAAACACCTTCCTCCTCCGGCCAAGATGGCAGAGAGCCAGCAGCTGTAGCAGAGAGTGACCCTGAAGGTACCACCACACAGTCTAACTCTGAAcactccctggaggcagcagccaaaGGCAACCAGCCAGGAGGAGACAGGGCAGAGACACTACAAGGGGAGCACGTACCTGAGGACAGAGCTCCCCAAAGGAATTAG